ATTTTTGAAGGGTTCACAGATTCTGAAGACATTGCGTTACGATATGCTATGGTTTTGGTCAATTTGTCAGTTGAACAAGTAAGTGTGGAAGAGAGAAAGAATACCGCTAATTTAGTCAAAAAAATTTTTGAGCAGTTTGAGCAGTCTGGAAATATTGCGTTACGATATGCCATGGTTTTATACAATCTTTCAAACAGACAAAATGAAATCAAAGAGCGTAAAGAAACCATCTCAGAAATAGAAACTTTAACCCTAAAGTTTCAACATTCTGAAAACATTGCATTACATTATGCTATGGCTTTAGTCAATTTGTCAGTTGAACAAGTAAATGTAGAAGAGAGAAAGAATACCACTAATTTAGTCAAAGAAATTTTTGAAGGGTTCACGGATTCTGAAGACATTGCGTTACAATACGCTATGGTTTTAGTGAATTTGTCAATTAAACAAGTAAATATCGAAGAACTAGCCGATACCGTTAATTCAGTCAAAAAAATTTTTGAGCAGTTTAAACAGTCTGAAGACATTGCGTTACGATATGCTATGGTTTTAGTCAATTTGTCAGCTGAACAAGTAAATGTAGAAGAACTAGCCGATACCGTTAATTCAGTCAAAAAAATTTTTGAGCAGTTTAAACAGTCTGAAGACATTGCGTTACAATACGCTATGGTTTTAGTGAATTTGTCAATTAAACAAGTAAATATCGAAGAACTAGCCGATACCGTTAATTCAGTTAAAAAAATTTTTGAGCAGTTTAAACAGTCTGAAGACATTGCGTTACGATATGCTATGGTTTTAGTCAATTTGTCAGCTGAACAAGTAAATGTAGAGGAGAGAAAGAATACCGCTAATTTAGTCAAAGAAATTTTTGAGCAGTTCAAGCAATCTGAAAATATCGCTTTACAATATGCCATGGTTTTATACAATCTTTCAAACAGACAAAATAATGTCGAGGAGCGTAAAGAATACATATCAGAAATAGAAGCTTTAACCTTAAAGTTCCAACATTCTGAAGAAATTGCGTTACGATATGCTATGGCTTTAGTCAATTTGTCAGCTAAACAAATAAATGTAGAAGAGAGAGGGAATACCGCTAATTCAGTCAAACAAATTTTTGAGCAGTTTAAACAGTCTGAAGAAATTGCTTTACAATATGCTAAGGTTTTGTTTAATCTAGCAATCCTTCAAAATGAAAGAGATAAAATAGGCGATACAGTTAAACAAACATTAGCTATCTTAACAAATCTCTCTAGCGTTGAAATATTTAAAATTGTAGTGGAAATATTAGAAAAAAATCCTGATACTCCATTAGATACAAACAATACTCCATCCACTAGCATCACAAAGATTTTAGATAAACTATGTTTTTATTCCAATGATGATTTTGACAGAAAACTACTCATTCGGGCTTTAAATCTTGACCTTGTTATAAATACAAAATACGATATTTTAAAGGATTGGATAAAACGCTATAAAGATGATGAAAATAAGCTCAATCAGTTAATAGATATCTATAGAATTGTTCAAGAAATCAAGTATCAACTTGGCTTGAAAGCAAAAGATAAAAATTCGAATCTTAAATTTGGTCATTATACCAAAGGAAAAACTCTCCAAAATTTATTAGATCAAGATACAGGAAAGACAGATGATACAAAGTTTTCCGTATCTGGAAAAACTCGTTTGTATAATGCCAATTATATGAACGACCCCGAAGAAGGTGTAGTTATCGAAGAAATATTGGAACCTAGCAAAGATGGGGAAAGAACATCCTACTTCGAAAAGCGAAATATTTTAGATCCTAGTCCATGGTTTTTAATGAGCTTCACCAGTAAAACAGATGACTTGACTATGTGGTCCCAATACGGCGATGATGCACAGGGTGTTTGTCTGGTACTTAAGGAAGATGATTTCTCAAGATTTACTTCTTTCAATGATGTTTCATGGCGTCGAGAAACTACATCCCTAGAGTTCATTAATAAGATTGATTTGTCTATGTCGGAATTAAGCAGTGATTTAAAAATCTCAGCAAACGAAGCCAAGAAAAAAGAGCAAACTTTTTCTGCTAGGATTGAAGAAATACAGCACCAACCTGAAAAAAAAGATAAGGTAGCTAAAGGGAATATTGATTATCTCTACCGAATAGCCTATGTCAATGATTCAGATGGTGAGTTTAGCATAGAAAAAACGGAACTCTTCAACGACGATGAAATCAAAAAATTAGAAGAATTCTTGGAAGCTTTAAAGGAAAAAATAGATAAGAATTTGAACAAAAGAGATGATTTTTATCAAAAAGCGATTTCTGACTGTATCGAAGAAATTCGTTACTTGTTTAAATCTGTCGATTATAAATATGAGAATGAACTGCGTATCTTACGCTATGCTAACCTAGACCCAAGTAATGATAAAATCAAAATTGATAAAACCTCTGGGATAGGCAGACTTTATGTAGAACGTGAAAATTCAATTCAAATCGATGAAGTCATTTTCGGTCCTAAATTTCCAAATCCTGAGTACGTGACTCCTCTATTAAAACTTTTAGATAAGAAAATTAACTATAAGAAATCTACGATAAAATTTAGATAAAGGCTAACAACATTCTCTAAACTTCTAGTTTTTACTAGGAGTTTTTTATATATAAAATTTTTACACATATTTCTTGACAGGGCTTTCAACTTGAGATACAATATATTTGAAAAGAGTATATATAAAATTTTTATATAATATAAAGGAGGTTTCCCATGTACTTCCCAACATCCTCTGCCTTGATTGAGTTTCTCATCTTGGCTGTACTGGAGCGGGGAGATTCTTATGGTTATGAGATTAGCCAAACCATTAAGCTCATTGCCAATATCAAAGAATCTACGCTCTATCCCATTCTCAAAAAATTGGAAGCCAGTGGCTTTCTGACCACCTACTCTAGAGAGTTTCAGGGGCGTATGCGCAAATACTACTCCTTGACCAATCGGGGCGTAGAGCAGCTCGTTACTCTAAAGGAAGAGTGGACGCTCTATACCGACACCGTCAACGGCATCATAGAAGGGAGTATCCGCCATGACAAGAACTGACTATCTGACTCAGTTAGAAACCTATCTCCATAAACTGCCTGAAGCTGACCGCATCGAAGCCATGGACTACTTTAAGGAACTATTTGACGATGCAGGTACAGAGGGTGAAGAGGAGCTCATCGCCAGTCTGGGAACTCCAAAAGAAGCCGCTCATGATATCCTCTCTGACCTTCTCAACAAAAAAGTCAATGAAGGTCCTGCTCAAAAGAATGACCGTCAACTGCTACACATTGCCCTTCTAGCTCTGCTAGTAGCTCCTATCGGAATTCCGGTCGGGATCGGCATCCTCATGGCAATCATCGGACTTTTTATCGCAGCGGCCGCTGTCATTCTAGCCTTCTTTACCGTCTCTGTGACGGGTATCCTGCTGGGCGGACTCTTTATCGTAGAAAGTTTTAGCATCCTAGCCGAAGCTAAATCTGCCTTTATCTTAATTTTCGGGGCTGGTTTGCTCTCTATCGGTGCTTCTTCTCTTGTTCTACTGGGTATCTCCTATGTAGCTCGTTTCTTTGGCCTTCTGGTCGTCCGCTTGGTGCAATGGATTCTTAAAAAAGGAAAGAGAGGTGACAGACATGCGTAAATTGACGAAAGGATTTCTCATCTTTGGTGTGGTTTCTACAATCCTTGGTTTTATCATGATCATTGTAGGCGCCCAGTCCAATGGTATTCAAAGTTTGCTTGCCATGTCAAAAGACCCCGTCTATGACAATCGTATCGAAGAAGTTACCTTTGGAAGCGAAGTGGAAAAACTTGATTTGACCCTTGAAGAACACAGCCTAACCATCACAGAGTCTGTAGATGACAAGATCCATATCACCTATCATCCTTCCGTGTCTGGCCGTCACGATCTGACTACTGGCATGAGTGACAAAACACTGAGCGTCACTGACAAACAAGCCTCCCAACATCGTTTTCTCGGATCAGGAATCGAAGGCCTACTTCATATCGCCAGCAGCTATTCCAACCGTTTTAATGAAGTTATTCTCTCCCTACCTAAAGGAAGAAGGTTGCAAGCCATCACCGTCTCAGTCAATCGTGGACAGACCTCCATCCGTCAAGCCACCCTTGAAAATGCGACAATCAAAACAAAAGGCTACCACTTAAGAATAACAGAAAGCTCCATCAAGAACAGTACACTAACGACACCTAGTATTATCAATATTTTTGATACAGAATTGACAGATAGCCAGGTCAAGACGGAAGGGGAACACATCTATGCTGAAAATATCAAGGTCCGCGGTAAGGTAGAACTAGACTCTCATAACGACTTAAGACTCTTTCTTTCTAAGACAGAATTCGATCGTATCAATCTAGATATTTCTTCTCAGCATGGCGGTATCTATCGTAAAGCACAAAGAGAGCATCCTAAACAAAAAGAGAATGAACTTGCCAACCCTTATAAAACTGAAAAAGCCGATGTCAAGGACCTACTGATTATAAAAGCCAACCAGGATATCTACCTACCTAAGGAGGAAGAGTACTCTTCTCCATCTAGAAACCATTGACAAAAACGCTTTCATCTGCTAGTCTAAAGATAGAAAATAACCATAAAAAAGGAGGTTCCACCATGACACAAGAATGGTTTGAAAGCGCCGATCTTGAGAAGAAATCAGCTCAGACGAAATCGGAAATCCAACCCGACCAACCAGATACTTCGGAAACTGTGGAGACCGAACCACAAGCAAGCCAAGAAACACCTGTCTCACCTAAAGAGTCGGAAACGCATGAGGAGGAAGCTCCCCAAATAACGGAGGAAGACCAAACCGAGGAAGAGGGAGATGGGAAAGCTGAAGAAGAACACAAGCAAGAAAAACCTGCAAAAGAGAAAAGCATCTTCAGCAAGGCTTTAGAAAGTCCCTATATCCCAGACATTGACCCCCGCAAAACTGCTCGATTCAAAGAAGAAATCGCACTATTTTGGACTTGGTTGCTGGATGCTATCCAAGAACCAACTGCCAGCAAGAATACGGACCAAAAGCATCGTTATAGTGTCTTTGCCCTACTCACCTTGCTGTCGTCAATCAACCTTTTCTTTAGTATCTATCATATCAAGCACCTCTACTATGGCTATATGATTTCTATTGCTAATGGTTCTCCTAACCAGCTCCCACCTTTAGATCTCTTTGCCGGGCTTTCGATTCTAGTCGCTAGCGCTCTATTTTACTTTTCCATCATTTTGGGAGGTTTTACTGTCCGACGTGTGTTGGACCAGGAGAGCGACTTCACATTCCAAGAAGCCTTTGATCGGTATAGCAGACTCTTTGCTATCCCACTTGTCCTAACAGCTCTAGCAAGTTTCTTTGCACTCTTTGGTGGCTTACGATTTGCTGGCATCCTCACTCTTCTAAGCATGGCCATCTTTGCCCTCGGCAATCTCTTTGTGATTAGCAAGCCAAGTAAGACCAGTAGCCTTGACCCATTCTATCGTTTCTTACTAGCTGTCTTACTTGATGGCGCTATTCTCTTACCCTTCTTCATTGCAGAGCTTGCGCTGACAGTTGACTACCTTCGCACCCTGACATTCTTTTAACCAAAATCCCTGCCATTAGTCAATGACAGGGATTTTTATGCTTACTCTTTTTTAAACGGTGTCTACTTGATGCTTGCCACTCCTTCAAAATCTTGTCCTAGGATGGCTTGTACTTCTAATTGATTGGCATCTAGTTGGTGGTAAAATGCTTTTGGTAGTGACTCTAGGAATTTTTCATAATCCAAGCGAGCGATGGCTTCATAGTCTTCTGCTTTTGAGCCATCACCAGAAATCTTCACTAGGTCAATCTCCCAAACAAGCTCCTTGCCTGCCAGCTGCTCGGTATAAGGCGCTGGTACAAAGGGTTCCTTTGGCAAAATCGTCTTGACTCCCTGGGCTAGGTGATAGATACCGTGCACCCTGCCTTGAGCGTCTGGGTAAAATTTCACACTGGCAAGGTAGGCATCAGAGCCTTGAACCTTCTTGACCAGCTCTTCAAAACGTGCCAATCCATCCTCAGCCAAAAAACTCTCGAGGTATTTCTTGTTGAGATAGATAGGGGACAAGAGTCCTTGGCAATATACTAGACGAGCCGCTTTATCAGCTAGATAATTCTTGACTGTTTCTCGGAAATAAGCTTCAAAGTCAAATTCTTCTAACCCTTCTACCGCTTCCCCCAACTTGCCAGATAGGGCCTGGAGGAGAGTCTCTACAATCTCCCAGTCCGCTCTAGTAAGGAAATCTGGAATCACCACTTGATAACCTTTTCGGCTATCCGCATAGTTCACTTTGAAGAGAAATTGCGACTGGCCTCCAATCCCACACTCGATATACTCGAGACGATTGAGGGGCTGACGGAGATAGACTGCATCATAACTGTGTGACTCCAAGCCCTCCACCAAGGCCAAGATAGACTTGGCAGTCAAGACCTCCTGTTGTCCTAGAATACTATCTTTATTTGGGATAAAAAATGTTTTCGCCATAACTGGCCTCCTTTCAAATCGTTTACATACAGTATACCCTATTTTCCTGAAAGATACAGAAACAAATTTTAGATTTTTAGATAAAAAGCATAGAAAAACAGCCCCTGAAGGCTGTTTACTTTATACTGTAGCAACTTGGTCCAAGCTTTCACCGATAGCAGCTAAGCGCTCCACCACTTCTGCTTGTGTCAATTCATTTTCTGAAACATAGCGGTTGCGTGGGTGAACACGGCACTCGTGTGAGCATCCACGAAGGTACTTGTCTTCGTTTTCTTCTGATGTCAAGATACGGCGGTTACAGAAGGGATTTCCACAATTGACATAGCGTTCGCATGGTGTTCCATCAAACCAATCTTTCCCTACAATGGTAGGGTTGACATGGTTAACATCAACTGCGATACGCTCGTCAAAGACGTACATTTTCCCATCCCAAAGTTCACCTTGGACTTCTGGGTCCTTACCATAAGTTGCGATTCCTCCGTGCAATTGGCCAACATCTTTGTAGCCTTCACGGACCATCCAACCTGAGAATTTCTCACAGCGAACGCCACCTGTACAGTAAACCACGACACGCTTGTCCATGAATTTTTCCTTGTTATCACGAACCCATTGTGGCAACTCACGGAAGTTGCGGATGTCTGGACGGATAGCCCCACGGAAATGTCCTAGGTCATACTCGTAATCGTTACGTGTGTCAAGGACAACGGTATCTTCGTCAAGAAGGGCTTCTTTGAACTCTTTTGGAGACAAGTAAGCACCTGTTGTTTCAAGTGGGTTGATATCGTTATCAAAGTCGTTGTCTTCCAACCCAAGGTGGACAATTTCTTTCTTGTAGCGAACAAACATCTTCTTGAAGGCTTGTTCACTTTCTTCGTCAATCTTGAACCAGAGGTCTTCCATACCTGGGAGGCTGTGAACGTAGTCCATATATTTTTGGGTTGTTTCGTAGTCACCTGAAACGGTTCCGTTGATTCCCTCGTCAGCGACTAGGATACGACCTTTAAGGCCGATTGATTTACAGAAAGCCAAGTGATCTGCCGCAAATTGCTCTGCGTTTTCAATTGGAGTATAAAGGTAGTAAAGTAAGACACGAATATCTTTTGCCATAAGATTTGTTCTCTTTTCTATTCTTAAATTTTCAGAATTTTTCATCTAACCATACTAGTATACCCACTTGGGAAAACGAATGCAATTTATTTGACCGGAAATTGTAGAGAGAGACCTGCCACTGCACTTCATCAGTAACCATACCGAATCGCAGATAATTCTCTCAATTTTTTGATCTGCTCGGCTTGACTTTCTGACAAACCCAGCTTGTTTTCAATCAATACACGCGAAAGGTCAACATTCATTTGGCTCAATATAAATGGAACAGAAGCCCCGTCGTCCCTTAGTCGTCTTTTATAAATCAATAACTGATTTTTCAAGGGAGTAAGTTGAGGCTCATCCTTTATATCTTCCAGTAGATGATCAAGGATCATCATGGCTTCACAACGTCTTTCGCTTCCTCCTGCAAACCATTTTAATGGTGTCATACTCATTTTCCTCCTGAAATTCGCTTATAAATTGAAACACTATAATTCCTAACTCGCGCCAGTATTTTACCCAAACACCCTATGTAAAAAAGTCAGCAGAAATGGTAATGTCGCTACAATATTATTAATCACGTGCACCGCATAGGATGGATAAATGCTCTTGGTATAGCGGGTCAAACCGGCAAAGATGATTCCAAATGTTGCAAAGACCAAAATATCTAACAGACTAGGCAGGCTTGAAAAATGAGGGAGAGCAAATAAAATAGAAGGAAGGAGCAAATCAAGACCAAATCTCGAATGTTTAAAGAAGGCGTGTTGAAGTAATCCTCTATAGAGCAACTCTTCCATCAGCGGCACTAGAAAGAACAGAGTTATGTAGATACCTAGCTCAGCAAAATTGGTTTCACTATAACCAATCAATACGGCCCAACCTTCAGCAGTTGACTGAACATGTTTAGCTGTCTGAACGTTAAAATAAATCTGGAGCACTACCACTAATACTGTCAAAATCGAATACCAAAGCCATTTTTTTCTTGGAATGCGAAAGAGATAGCCGTGGCCTATCTTAACAAGAATACCAATCATGACTCCACTAAATAGCAAACTCAAGATATTTCGAATCCAGAAGAAGTTTCCTATCTGAGAAGAAAATTGCCAATAGTTTTGGACGATAAGAGTCAGCTGAGAAAGACCAAATACGAAAAATAGGTAAGAGAAGACAGCACTCATTTTGAAAAGAAGACGATATTTTTTCATAATAAATCCCCTATAGATGTATGTGTATCACATCGCCAAAACTCTTAGAACTACTCTTTTCATTTTTGCATCCTAAAAATCACTACCTCCCCTAGAAAACTAGGGAAGGCAGTGATCACATTTTTAGGAATTAGGAATGAATACACGAAATCAGTTTATCTTATGATTTTTTGTTTTTCAAGAATTCGTCGTATTGTTTTTGCATTTCGTTCAATACTTTTTCGTAGGCACCTTCAGATTTTAATTTTTCCATCAATTCTGGAATAGCTTTATCTGGGTCTACAGTACCAGTGTTGATAGCTGTATCGAATTGTTGCATTGTGTTAGAGATTGCTGAGATTTCAGATTTCACACTGTCAGTGTTAAAGATGAATCCAAGCGCTGGAGATTCTTTGGCTTCTGCCAATTGTTTCTTAGAATCTTCGATTTGTTGATCTGTAACGTTTTCGTTGATGTAAAGGATCCAGTTGTTACCAGTGTTCCAACCTGACATGTGAGTGTTTCCTTTGTAAGCATCAAGAACGCGTACACGGTTTTCTTTACCTTCAACTTTTTCCCAGTTCTTGCCTTCTGGACCGTAAACAAGACCGTTCAAGAGTTCTGGGTTAGTGTTCAAGAGGTTCAACACTTCCATTGATTTTTCTTTGTTCTTAGAGTTGTTTGAGATGACAAAGTTAGCAACTTGTGTTGTTTGGTTTTTCTTGATAAAGTTAGTGATTGGTTTGATTTGGATGTCTTTGTTAGCAACACGTGAGAGCAAGCTGTTACCGTAGTCAGCTGGTCCTACTGTTTCTTCACGAACGAACCAAGTATCTTGTTGAAGGTCAAATGAAGTGTCGCTTGTTGCTACGTCTTTTGGAATGTATCCAGCTTCATAGAATTTGTGAAGAGTCTTCAAGTGTTCTTTGAAACGAGGTACTTCGTAACGGTTTACGATCTTAGTAGTATCTCCTTCAAGGTCGATAACAAATGGAAGTCCATTTGGTACTGGGTAGTCAAAGTTATCAGATGGGATAAAGTTCTTCGTAACCGCAAATGGTACTACGTCTGGAGCTTTTTCTTTGATTTGTTTCAAGACTGGTTCAAGTGTTTCGTATGAAGTGACACCTGAAATGTCAATGCCATATTTGGCAAGAAGAGCGCCGTTAAAGGCAAAGTTTTGTGACGATGCAACGTTGGCTGCAACTGGAACAGCGTAGATCTTACCGTTTACAGTGTTCCCTTTGATGTAAGCTGGATCAAGTGCTTTGTAAAGCTCTGCTCCTTCTTTCTTGTACAATTCTGTCAAGTCCGCATAAGCACCTTTTTGAGCATTTACGACATAGTTATCTGCAAAAGCGATATCGTAGTTTTCACCTGATGATGTGATAACTGACATTTTCTTACCGTAGTCACCCCATCCAAGGTATTGGATATCCAATTTAGCACCAACTTTTTCTTCGATGATTTTGTTGGCATTTTCTAGCAATTCATCCAAGTTGTCTGGTTTGTCACCGATTTGGTACATTTTAAGAACAGGTTTGTCACCTGAAGCTGAGTCAGCAGCTTTTTTGTTGTTACCTGAAAGGTTTCCACAAGCAGCAAGGCTTGCAGCCAAAGCGACTACGCTAGCAGATGCAAAAGCATATTTTTTCCAGTTTTTCATGATAAAAACTCCTTTTTTATTTTTAAACTTATAAACGATTTAATGATTTGTAACTTCAGTCACTAAGATGAAGTTGGGAAGGGAGAAACGGTGTTTCTCAGTAAGTGCTATTCTTTCACACCACCGATAGTCAAACCTTTAACAAAGTAGCGTTGGAAGAATGGATACAGAATCGCGATTGGAAGGGTTGCAAGAACAACCATGGCCATACGACCTGTTTCTTTTGGTAGAGCGACTCCCAGTTGGCCAGATAGGCCGACTGCTTTTGCAATGTAGTCCATATTTTGCTGGATTTGCATGAGCAAATATTGCAATGGATACAAGTTGTCACTCTTGATGTAAAGAAGAGCGTTGAACCAGTCGTTCCAGAAACCAAGAGCTGTCAAAAGAGTGATGGTTGCGATACCTGGAAGTGACAATGGTAAACAGATCTGGAAGAAGATCCGAGCTTCACTGGCACCATCGATACGAGCGGATTCGAGAATGGCTTCTGGAATGGTCTTCTTGAAGAAGGAACGCATCAAGATGATGTTGAATGGTGAGAGAAGCATTGGAACAATCAAGGCCCAAACCGTATCACCAAGTTGGAGCAAACGAGTCACCACGATATAGCCTGGTACCAAACCAGCATTGAACAACATACTAAGAAGAGCAAAGATCGTAAAGAATCTGCGGTACTTAAAGGTTGTACGTGAGATGGCGTAGGCATAAGTGGTTGTGATGAAGACGTTGGTCACTGTCCCGACTACTGTTACAAAGACTGAGATAAAGAGCGCTTGGAGGATCTTATCTTTAAACTGAGCTAGGAACTGGAATCCATCTACACCGAACTTCGAAGGGAAAAAGCTATATCCATACTGGAGGATGCTCTTTTCATCTGTCACCGAAATGATGATAACGAAGATAAAGGGCAAGATACAAGAAAGAGCGATCAAACCAGAGATGATACTAAAGAAGATATCTGCTTTCTTACTGAAGGAGTGAATGCCGACATTATCGATTTTTTCTTTTTTAATTTTTTCTGCCATGCTTTCCTCCTTTCTAGAATAGTGCTGAATTTGGATCGACTCGTCTTGCAAGCAAGTTTGATAGGATAACCAGAATCAAACCGACAACGGATTGGTAAAGACCGGCTGCTGAAGCCATACCGATATCTGCTGTCTGAGTCAAACCATTAAAGACATATACATCCAAAACGTTGGTTACATTGTAAAGCTGACCAGCATTGTGTGGAATTTGATAGAAGAGACCAAAGTCTACACGGAAGATATTTCCGACTGCAAGGATGGTCAAGACTGTTACAAGTGGAGTCAACTGAGGAATGGTTACATTGCGAATACGTTGCCACTTGCTAGCCCCGTCCACTGTTGCTGCTTCGTAATAGGTTGGATCAATTCCCATGATTGTCGCATAGTACATGACACTGCTATATCCAAAGCCTTTCCAAATACCTAGGAAAAGGAGAAGGTATGGCCAAATGCCTAAGTCAGCGTAGAAGTTGACTTCCTTCATGCCAATGGACGTTAGGAAATGGTTGAAGACCCCTTTGTCAATGTTTAGGAAGGCATCTGTAAAGAAACTGATGATAACCCATGACAGGAAGTAAGGGAACAACATAGACGTTTGGAAAATCTTAACCATTCTCTTAGAGCGAAGCTCGCTGAGGATGATGGCAATCCCTACTGATACAATCAAACCGATAAAGATAAAGCCGAGATTGTAGAGAACGGTATTTCGAGTGATGATAAAGGCATCTTTTGAACTAAACAAGAATCTGAAATTATCTAACCCGACCCATTTACTATTCACAATACTATCTATGAAACCATTACTGGTCATATGGTAGTCTTTAAAGGCGACCACATTCCCAAATACTGGAATGTAAAAGAATAGAATCAACCAGAGTGCCCCTGGTAAAACCATCAAGAGAAAGATCCAGTTATCTCTCAAGGTCTTTGAAAACTTTTTCATAATTTCCTCCCTTTTTATTCCTAAAAACTGATTTCATCGAATTTTTAGGTTTGATAACGATTACATTATTAGTATACTCCTATTTGAAGGCTAGGTTAAACTACTAATTATAGAAAAAACTCCACAAATTATTTTTTGTGGAGAAGTTTTTTATAAGAAATAGGTTTCACGAGAAACACTTTGCATACGATAAGTGTATTTCCGCTTTACTAATTGAAAACTTGTTCCAATATTGAGTGATGAAACTCAACAAAATGAACCTGGGCATTTATGATAGCCCCTGATTCGTTTTTCTCAATCTCTGGTCTTCCTTCGGTTTGTAAAAGAGCAGGATTGCC
Above is a window of Streptococcus oralis subsp. dentisani DNA encoding:
- a CDS encoding ABC transporter permease, whose translation is MKKFSKTLRDNWIFLLMVLPGALWLILFFYIPVFGNVVAFKDYHMTSNGFIDSIVNSKWVGLDNFRFLFSSKDAFIITRNTVLYNLGFIFIGLIVSVGIAIILSELRSKRMVKIFQTSMLFPYFLSWVIISFFTDAFLNIDKGVFNHFLTSIGMKEVNFYADLGIWPYLLLFLGIWKGFGYSSVMYYATIMGIDPTYYEAATVDGASKWQRIRNVTIPQLTPLVTVLTILAVGNIFRVDFGLFYQIPHNAGQLYNVTNVLDVYVFNGLTQTADIGMASAAGLYQSVVGLILVILSNLLARRVDPNSALF